The Halobacillus amylolyticus nucleotide sequence AACATCAACTGGATGGCTGGGTTTCTTTTATCGAACGGGGTCTGATGATGAATCGAAGTGGAAGCATTTTTTATGACGGGCCGATCAGACAAGGGATCTCCATCCATAGACATACATTGCAGGAGCAAGGGATTTGGATGCCAGCCATCACTGAATATGTTATCGAAAAAGGATGGGACCAATTTGATCATTTGCCGCTAACTGTAGATGATTTTCTCAACGAATGGAGAGGGACGCGAGAAGAAGTGGGGGGCTCCTCCGCTACCAGGGATGATCGTTCCTCTCTACCCATTCTTGAACTATCAGCTATATCCTGGACGAAGAGTGACCGAAAGATCATTAACGATGTGTCCCTTGAGATCAGAGGGGGAGAATTCATAGCTATAGCGGGGGCAAACGGAAGCGGCAAAACCTCTCTGTCTAGAATAATGTCAGGCATTCAAAAGCCGGGCATGGGCAAAGTGTCCTTTTCAGGGAAATCGTTATACTCTTGGAAAGAAATCGATTTACGGCAGCATCTGGGCTACGTCTTCCAAAATCCTGAGCATCAATTAATTACTGACACCGTTTATGATGAAGTTGCCTTTAGTCTCAGGATTCAACAAATGGGGGGAGCGGAAATGGATAAACGGGTAAGGGGGATTCTTAGCACATGCCAGCTTGACGGGTTAGCCCATCGACATCCATACACATTAAGCCAGGGCCAAAAGCAGAGGTTGAGTGTGGCAACAATGATTGTCGATCATCAAGAGCTGCTCATTTTAGATGAACCTACGTTTGGTCAGGATGCCAAATCCACCAAACAGCTTATGGATTTGTTAAATATGAGATGCAGTAAAGGCTCAACGATTGTGATGATCACCCACGATATGGAACTTGTTGATCGTTTCGCTGACAGAGTTCTTGTTGTTAACGATGGGCAGATTGTTGCAGATGAACACCCGCATAAGCTCTGGGAAAATAGTAATTTAGCGGATTGGCAGCTTGACTATCCTGTTCGTGTGAAACTCAAGCATTTGATGAAAAGGGAGGGGTTATATGCTTCTTCATAGACTCAATCCAAGTATAAAGGCTTTAACCGTTATTGCAGCAGTTATCGGACTTGCTCTGATTTTTGACCCGATCACCCCATTGTTATTTAGCATTTTGACAGTGGCTTGCACCTTTCTTTTCGGAAGAGTAAAGGTGAAGTATTATCTCATGTTTTTAATCCCATTTACGATTATTTCGTTTGGGATGCTGTGGACCACAATTGTCTTTGCGGATGCACCGGAGCATCCTAATCAGATTGTCCATTTGCTTTTGTGGGAAGTGCCGAAGGAAGATGTCATTGTTGCTCTTTCTCTCGCTTTAAGAATGTTCGCATTTGCGACCTTATCGTTAATGTTTATTTTTACAACGGATATGGTTGGTTTTATTTTAAGTCTGATGCAGCAATGTAAGTTATCTCCAAAACTAGCTTATGGAGTCTTAGCAGGGTATCGCTTTTTACCTTTAATGAAAGAGGAGTTTCAGCATATTCAAGAAGCCCATCAAGTGAGGGGTGTGAAACGGGGAAAAACGATGAAGGAATCGTTTAAACAGTATAAGCGGTTTGTTATTCCATTGTTAGCTGGTGCGATCCGTAAAGCTGAGAGAACAGCTGTGGCGATGGAATCTAAAGGGTTTACTGGCAGTAGAGAGCGAAGTTTTTATCGAGTCTTTACCGTGAAAGGGATAGACTGGATCTTTTTCATCACTACGCTTGCTTCATTAATCGTGATTGCCTATATTTCCTATCTGCTGGGGTACTTCAGCTGGTATCAAGGACAATTTTAATTATAAATCCCCTGCTTTGATCGGCAGGGGATAAGATTTACACCAACCCCGCTGTTTTAAGTTCTTTATATTCTTCATCGGAAAAG carries:
- a CDS encoding energy-coupling factor transporter transmembrane component T family protein; translated protein: MLLHRLNPSIKALTVIAAVIGLALIFDPITPLLFSILTVACTFLFGRVKVKYYLMFLIPFTIISFGMLWTTIVFADAPEHPNQIVHLLLWEVPKEDVIVALSLALRMFAFATLSLMFIFTTDMVGFILSLMQQCKLSPKLAYGVLAGYRFLPLMKEEFQHIQEAHQVRGVKRGKTMKESFKQYKRFVIPLLAGAIRKAERTAVAMESKGFTGSRERSFYRVFTVKGIDWIFFITTLASLIVIAYISYLLGYFSWYQGQF
- a CDS encoding ABC transporter ATP-binding protein, coding for MKLIEVNQLHIRFEDEENDVLSNVSFSMDKGERLLLLGPSGCGKSTLTYGLSGIHPRELDGTMTGDIQFRGHPVKNYSPGEMSQHAGVVFQDPDSQFCMITVEDEVAFGLENMGTPVEKISGLIDQALLLVGLEGVKLRAISTLSGGQKQKLALACVLAMEPELLILDEPTANLDPKATRDFIETIEKLQKDKGFALIVIEHQLDGWVSFIERGLMMNRSGSIFYDGPIRQGISIHRHTLQEQGIWMPAITEYVIEKGWDQFDHLPLTVDDFLNEWRGTREEVGGSSATRDDRSSLPILELSAISWTKSDRKIINDVSLEIRGGEFIAIAGANGSGKTSLSRIMSGIQKPGMGKVSFSGKSLYSWKEIDLRQHLGYVFQNPEHQLITDTVYDEVAFSLRIQQMGGAEMDKRVRGILSTCQLDGLAHRHPYTLSQGQKQRLSVATMIVDHQELLILDEPTFGQDAKSTKQLMDLLNMRCSKGSTIVMITHDMELVDRFADRVLVVNDGQIVADEHPHKLWENSNLADWQLDYPVRVKLKHLMKREGLYASS